The Bacillota bacterium region CGGTGCCGGCGCCGGGCTTAGCTGGTGCCACTGTACATGCCGGGCTGTAAGAGGTGCAGCACCAGGTTCACCGCGAAGGAAAGCCCGAGCAAAACGGCTCCAATGGCAAGGGCTAATTCGAAGTTACCCTTCCGGGTCTCCAGCACGATGGCCGTCGTCATGACGCGGGTGTACCCCTCGATGTCGCCTCCCACCATGAGCACGGCGCCCACTTCGGAGATGGCGCGCCCGAACCCGGCCACCACCCCTACGATCACGCCAAACTGCGACTCCCGCAGGAGCAGGTACAGGACGTGGCGAGGGGAGGCCCCGTCGATCAAAGCGGCCTCCCGGATCGACCGGTCCACTCCGGTGACGGCTGCCATCGTGATGCCCGCGACCAGCGGCGTGACGAGGATGGCCTGGGCGATCACCATGGCCGGGGGCGTGAACAGAAGCCCCCACGACCCGAGCGGCCCCTGGCGGGAGAGCAGCAGGAACACCACCAGCCCGACCAGCACCGGCGGCAGCCCCATGGCGGTGTAGAGGGCCGTCAGCACCAGGCGCTTGCTCCGGAAGTCGCGAAACCCGAGCACCGCCCCCAGCGGGATCCCGACGGCCGCGGCCACGGCCAGGGCCGAACCGGAAACCTCCAGCGTTCGCAGCACAATTGCAGTCACTTGATGCACTGCCCTCCCAGAGGAGTGAAGATGGGGCGTTGAAAGCGATCCCGGCCGAACGCGGCGATTTGAAGCTGCACTTCGGGTGAGAGCAGGTAGTCGACGAAGGCAGCCGCCGCAGCGAAGTTGACGTGCGGGAAGCGGGAGGGGTTCACCGCGACGGCGGCGTACTGGTTGAACAGGGTGGGGTCTTCCTGATCGTAGAGGAGTTCCAGGCGCAGACGGGGCCTCATCGCCAGGTAGGTGGCCAGGTCGGTCAGGACGTACGCCTGCCGCTGGTCGGCTATCGTGAGCGCCGCTGCCATGCCCGAACCGGAAGGGAAGTACCAGTGATGGCCCCGGGGCTCCACACCGGCCAGTTTCCAGACAGCCCGCTCTTTCAACTCGGTTCCTGACCCGTCCGCCCT contains the following coding sequences:
- a CDS encoding ABC transporter permease — protein: MTAIVLRTLEVSGSALAVAAAVGIPLGAVLGFRDFRSKRLVLTALYTAMGLPPVLVGLVVFLLLSRQGPLGSWGLLFTPPAMVIAQAILVTPLVAGITMAAVTGVDRSIREAALIDGASPRHVLYLLLRESQFGVIVGVVAGFGRAISEVGAVLMVGGDIEGYTRVMTTAIVLETRKGNFELALAIGAVLLGLSFAVNLVLHLLQPGMYSGTS